The sequence TTGATCCTCAATTTATTCCTGTGAATCAAATGCTTATGAAAGCAGAAAAATTTATGAACTATTTTAAATTACAAGTAGCAGCAGCTATATTGCAAAAGTGATATCATGTTAAGATACTACAAGTAATCTTCATCATTGTTTAAGATAAAGTGATTTCTAAAACACAATTATGCATCTTCCTTTACCAAATCACATCAAATCAAAggatctttcttttgtgtcTCGGAAGTAGGTTTCAACAGAAACTGGCATGCATGCTTCTGATTGAAAAAGTTTGATTTGGGAATATAGAAGAAGATAGAAGATCATGGACTGGCTAGGAAAAGATAGCCTCCTGATGCCCTGCATCTTAATACATGTAAAAAACAATCATTTCCAATTgataagaacaaaaacaaggaTTTGGAAAAGTGCTGGACACATGATAATGCAGGTAAAACAATTGTACTTAGAGGCCTCAAaactttttccaaaatttagTTACCAAGtgagttaattaattatatgagTGTATAAACATGTACTAAGATAAGTGTATATACACatgttaaattaaaattacccAAAATTACCCTCATTTACgataaaaaaattttcaaCGCAACTACTTCATTTTAAAGGGACAAATACGCAAAACAATAGTCCATGAAAATCCAAGTAATTGAAAAACTAAAATGAAATAAGAGTTCAtgcccaacaaaaaaaattctttatagACAAGCTTGTCAATTTGAAGTAAATTGGATTTGCTAAAGAAAAGGGGTGacttgatttatttattttttttcgtgGGTGAAAGGgtaaattgaatttgattgagTTTTCCCttacaaatataattaaattcgaaaataaaataataagaaaatatcaaaaaattgattttccaatttccctattatatttttttggacaacaaacaaaaaccccTCGCATTCCAATTTGGGGTTTTGGATATTCCTATTCAGGAAGAGAAACCAGCAACCGGCAATGATTCACACCGCAGTTAAGCTATCACGAGCTGGGGCTACCGTTGCTCGAACCGCCAAGCTCGGGCCCTCCCTCCTTCAACGATCACCACCGTCCAGACTAGTTCACGATGGGATCAACGGCTCAAACGCCAACCCTGTTGCTCTTCAgatgatcaactacgctctcTCTCATGCCAGGTCCCAGAAATCAGGTCCCTTTTCAACTCTCGTCTTCTCAATTTcccattttttttcaattttgaaattgaattctGGAATtgaagttttattttaattttggataTATGGGAAATGTAGATGAATCGTATGCACAAGGTCTGCTTGTATTGGAACAGTGCCTTTCGACTCAGCCAAGTGAAGGGCAGGACCCTGCTGGTGATAATTCAAGGGGAATGGTTTTATTGGCCATGTCCACTTTATCATCTGaaaggttttttcttttttcttttcttttgggtcaTTGCAAAACCCAATCAAGTTCTATGCTTGATGGATTAAGAAActcatatttaatttttcagaggAAATTTTGATGAAGCAATGGATAAACTGCAAAAAGTTCAAGACTTGACCAGCTGTTCAATTGGTGTCAGGGgtaagatttttttatattttaatattttaaatttccttaaTAGAATGACCTATTGACTAATAAATCATTCCGGCTTTTGTTAAAGTTGCCGCCTTGGAGGCTCTTGTTGGACTTCACTTAGAGTTGGAGCAGGTAATCACCATGAGAACGATCAGAAatgttttcttgtatttttatatGGTTTAAGTATATGTAAATGTTTTCTTATAGGATGATACCTCATCAGTGCTCGCAGATAAATTCTTAGAACTGTTGGTGAAGAACGAGCCTGGATCTAATGGTGGAGATTCTGAGGTTATACATGCTCGTGCTAGAGCAGTAAAAGGGCTTGTTGAGCTTGTCCATGGTAATACTGTGTCAGGTACAGCTAAAGGCTAACTTAGCCTTTGTCTAAATTTACTCTCACATTTGCCCCAACTAGTACATTTCTGAGTATCAGGAAAAGCAAATTCTGAATTTGGGTTCTTTGCAGCTGAGTCTTTCTTTCGAGGACTTAAGGACAACCTGGAAATCACCGGTGAGGTTCATTTTATATGTCATCGTGGCTTAGACATGACATTGGTCGACATGAGATGATAAGTTTAAAGCTATGCAGGTAGTGCTGCTTTATCCTATGGAGAATTCTTACATGCGTCACAGAAATTTTCGCTGGCAAAGGATGTCTACCAGAATGTTATTCAAGGGGTTTCCAAGAATAAAGAGTTCAGTAACTCAAATGCATTGGCAGCCTGTAATATGTCACCAGAGGAAGTTTCCCTTGCTGCTACATGTGCTTTGGGACAGCTTGAGGCTCACTTGGGGTAAGTTCTTGACTACTGTTGagcctttcttttttcattttttagcTAGATTGACCATGAGATTAACCTGTGTCCTTTTAGGAACTTTGCTGATGCCGAGGAGATATTGACTAGGGCTTTAACCATAACAGAGGAACATTTTGGTGTGTTGCTTTGTTATTACTTTTGTTATGAGTGATGCAAAAGTTCTCAGAATTTTTATTGAACGATCAGTTGATATCCTTGTGGTTTCCTTGATTTTTGTGTAGGCTCTCACCATCCCAAGGTTGGTGTTGTTTTAACCTGCATAGCTCTCATGTTTCGGCGTAAAGCAATGCTAGAGCATTCTAGTTCTCTTTTGATTCAAGAGGTTAGAACTTGTATATTATCCTATCTACTTCTTTCTATCAACTTTAGAATCTCGTGTTTTCTTGCTATACTTTCTTTCTATGGCCTTATTCGTCCCCCTCCCCCTACAATTGACAGGGCCTTTATAGAAGGGCGATAGAGTTGCTGAAAGCTCCACCATTTGAGACCAAAGGTATGTGTTAAGTGTGCCATAAGTTTCTCCACATTTGAGAGCGGGTAATAATTGTTCATTGCTCTTTATTGGGTTGTGTAGGTACTGAAGCAAAGGTAGATAGAAGTGATATAGTGGCCCTTGCAAGAGGTAATGGCTAAGCATCCAAATGGTTTCTCAGCATGCACTTTGAGTATAATCTTAACTAGATATTATAACCGAACAATGACCTTTTTTGCAAAATCGGCTTTGCATATTCTTACAAGAGATTTGGTATTATTGCATAGATGTTATACCAGTtttaagaaaagaacaaatgtACCTAAGGAGTTGTGATAAACTTCCAGGGCTCCAATTCAAGTAGAATAGGTCTGTCTGGATGGAAGCCTGCTATGACCTTTATCATTGCAGCTATTTGACATGAagatttttcaatttaaagaTTCTAAACAGGTTGTCTGGACTGATATAGTTAATTGATTGTGTAGGCGGGTATGCAGAAGTACTTTGTGTCCAACAGAACCGAAAGGATCAAGGAGAAAAAGCAAAGAGATGGGCAGAGGCTATATGGAGAAATCGCCGGCTGTCATTGGCCCAAGCACTGGACATGTCTAATACCAATTCAGAAGTTCCAATTATAGATGCTCGAATCAGCAGGGTCCTGTAATGTCTTCATTCCCAGTATCTGCAGTGGCCGTTTGAGGTTCTCTTCTTTGGTGATATGTATCACAAGGAATGTGTAGATTTGCTCCAATCCCTCATATGCCCTTTGCACTCTGTAATGATATACAACTAGATGAGAAAATGCACCAAACACCTTCATGCGGTATCTTTACGCCATGTGAGATCATGACATGTATGTGTACCTATCTCTAGATAATGTAGAGGAATCTATGGTGGCAGCTACATGCAAGTTTGATGTACAATCCCTCAGAAAGAAATTTTGTCATCAGAGTGGTTAGCGGTCATCCGAGACTTTGTGGGACCAGGGTCTGAATTGTTGAActaaattttgattattaataGATCAACCCTGGTGATTTTGTTGCCGATAGACTGTAATTATCAAGCTCCATTTTAATGTGCATCAAATCTGAGTTCCGATTGACCTTAAACCAGAAGCATTGAAGATTGTACGGCATGCGAATTGGCCGAGCTCATGAAGAAAACAGAATCAAGGGTCGTCATGGACATA comes from Prunus dulcis chromosome 6, ALMONDv2, whole genome shotgun sequence and encodes:
- the LOC117631991 gene encoding uncharacterized protein LOC117631991 — encoded protein: MIHTAVKLSRAGATVARTAKLGPSLLQRSPPSRLVHDGINGSNANPVALQMINYALSHARSQKSDESYAQGLLVLEQCLSTQPSEGQDPAGDNSRGMVLLAMSTLSSERGNFDEAMDKLQKVQDLTSCSIGVRVAALEALVGLHLELEQDDTSSVLADKFLELLVKNEPGSNGGDSEVIHARARAVKGLVELVHGNTVSAESFFRGLKDNLEITGSAALSYGEFLHASQKFSLAKDVYQNVIQGVSKNKEFSNSNALAACNMSPEEVSLAATCALGQLEAHLGNFADAEEILTRALTITEEHFGSHHPKVGVVLTCIALMFRRKAMLEHSSSLLIQEGLYRRAIELLKAPPFETKGTEAKVDRSDIVALARGGYAEVLCVQQNRKDQGEKAKRWAEAIWRNRRLSLAQALDMSNTNSEVPIIDARISRVL